The Montipora foliosa isolate CH-2021 chromosome 1, ASM3666993v2, whole genome shotgun sequence genome has a window encoding:
- the LOC137973819 gene encoding uncharacterized protein: MKEKALVYMMLALLNFTNGQYTGYQYPAQYPPYYQMAPVYRWYQRDDEPSPEVEMEPRTKDITPFEVQGLLYHNLHRGVHNTADLQLDHDLSLEAARYARTMGQRLVVRHSPLESRPGQGENIFLRCKAFSKGVSAFEAVKEWYSTVCHWDFDKQIPSDDKGKPFSRMVWRSSQQLGMGRASFPVNNFNCTVVVARYRPYINLQDYVNNVQKGKFVPTGCQYINDVSSEDFILPPQPGKICQKISGFKGQMLHSGSMCTIKQLFAIFGASVRRGKQGFSVVL, encoded by the exons ATGAAAGAAAAGGCACTCGTCTACATGATGCTTGCACTTTTGAATTTCACCAACGGACAGTACACAG GTTACCAATACCCTGCACAATATCCACCCTACTACCAAATGGCGCCAGTCTATCGTTGGTACCAGCGTGACGACGAACCTTCGCCAGAAGTTGAAATGGAACCCAGAACTAAAG ATATAACTCCATTTGAAGTTCAGGGTTTATTGTACCATAATCTTCACCGTGGGGTGCATAACACTGCTGACCTTCAGCTCGATCATGATCTGAGCCTTGAAGCCGCTCGTTACGCTCGGACAATGGGTCAGCGTTTAGTAGTCAGACACTCCCCGTTGGAAAGTCGTCCTGGCCAAggagaaaacatatttttacgCTGTAAAGCTTTCAGTAAAGGCGTTTCGGCCTTTGAAGCTGTTAAAGAATG GTACTCTACTGTTTGTCACTGGGATTTCGACAAACAGATTCCGTCCGATGATAAAGGCAAACCGTTTAGTAGAATGGTTTGGAGATCCTCCCAGCAGCTTGGAATGGGCCGAGCTTCGTTTCCAGTGAACAACTTCAATTGTACTGTCGTAGTTGCAAGATACCGACCATACATCAATTTGCAAGACTACGTGAACAATGTTCAGAAAGGAAAGTTTGTGCCAACGGGGTGTCAGTATATTAATGACGTATCAAGTGAAGATTTTATCTTGCCTCCGCAACCTGGAAAAATCTGTCAGAAAATTTCTGGATTCAAAGGCCAAATGCTTCATTCAGGTTCTATGTGTACAATCAAACAATTGTTTGCTATTTTTGGGGCTTCCGTTAGGAGAGGAAAACAAGGATTCAGTGTGGTTTTATAA
- the LOC137973243 gene encoding tachykinin-like peptides receptor 86C: protein MSEEEFTLKRYQSAVNVHAMNLSYSDQGSSFTVKFSTTSKVTITVLYAVTIMFGIAGNSIAIYFAIMKKAGNRVTNMLILNMTIADMLITIFAMPYSIIFLQVGLKWIGGILGQITCKIVHFSYQVSVPASIFTVMAVSLDRFFAVLYPAKVRALRKVKMTTLAIWVSSAVYAVPFIFAYDIQQQNGIYYCIRYFPPFDNEISSQIYYLITFICIYCIPLLILIVLYTLISRRLWQRKIPGNVSQERYKSSQQEKRRVILALIAIIVLFAVCWFPAHVIHYIFYFRKDVYRKISPEVEVLFFWLCHANSFINPCLYVFLSQGYRQHMRTILQRFTFCCTFYFRRKKIYSFRSGKGPGTLTLEASLRNPMSIVGVTFHREMVC, encoded by the exons ATGAGTGAAGAGGAGTTTACTCTAAAACGCTATCA ATCCGCCGTTAACGTACACGCTATGAATTTGTCATACTCTGATCAAG GGAGTTCCTTTACAGTAAAATTTAGCACAACCAGTAAAGTCACCATTACAGTCCTTTATGCTGTGACGATCATGTTTGGAATAGCGGGAAACAGCATCGCCATATACTTTGCAATTATGAAAAAGGCAGGGAATCGAGTCACAAATATGCTGATACTTAACATGACCATTGCCGACATGCTCATCACAATATTTGCCATGCCGTACAGCATTATTTTTCTTCAGGtgggattgaagtggattggaGGAATTCTCGGGCAGATAACTTGTAAAATCGTTCACTTTTCCTACCAGGTGTCCGTACCCGCCTCAATTTTTACGGTCATGGCAGTCTCACTGGATCGCTTTTTCGCTGTCTTATACCCAGCCAAAGTAAGAGCCTTAAGAAAAGTCAAAATGACAACTTTGGCCATATGGGTTAGCTCGGCGGTATATGCCGTTCCATTCATTTTTGCCTATGACATCCAACAACAAAATGGTATATATTACTGCATTCGCTATTTTCCACCCTTTGACAATGAAATCTCTTCTCAGATTTACTACTTAATAACTTTCATTTGTATCTATTGTATCCCTCTGTTAATTCTAATCGTACTCTATACCCTCATTTCGAGGAGGCTATGGCAAAGAAAGATACCGGGCAACGTAAGCCAGGAAAGATATAAGTCATCACAACAGGAGAAGCGCAGAGTAATACTAGCCTTAATAGCCATTATAGTTCTTTTCGCAGTTTGCTGGTTTCCAGCACATGTGATAcactatatattttattttcgtAAGGATGTATATCGTAAAATTTCACCGGAGGTTGAAGTATTGTTCTTCTGGCTTTGTCACGCCAACAGCTTTATAAATCCTTGTTTGTACGTTTTCCTCAGCCAGGGTTATCGCCAACATATGCGGACAATCCTGCAACGCTTTACGTTTTGCTGTACTTTTTATTTTCGTCGAAAAAAGATTTACTCATTTAGGTCTGGAAAGGGACCGGGTACATTAACCTTGGAGGCTTCATTGCGAAACCCTATGTCCATTGTTGGAGTCACATTCCATAGAGAAATGGTTTGTTAA